A region of Miscanthus floridulus cultivar M001 unplaced genomic scaffold, ASM1932011v1 os_2694_3_4, whole genome shotgun sequence DNA encodes the following proteins:
- the LOC136535334 gene encoding sphingoid long-chain bases kinase 1-like translates to MSSRNLVRPPVSCSAAVNGINGCLTYSTCRSRNYYQYSHTTNLQSSPVDQMPLPRKLRKSIQRNAYFLTQKRKFVPHCSSDLSTSYREEVPNYLSIDVLQDQSNTKQGSIRKVLVILNPNSGFRSSRDVFYKKVQSTLKLSGFKMEVIETAYAGHAKVLSSTVDLKKFPDGIICVGGDGIVNEVLNGLLSRDDFEVAIRFPIGIIPAGSDNSLVWTVLGIRDPVSAAIALAKGGFTPIDVFAVKWIQAGVTHFGLTASYYGFVADVLQLSENFRMQFGPFRYVVAGLLKFLSLPQYRFEVDYLPASPGRNSELRPLTEKCHEQLSDDGKVRRGTQINGRIEDNWVTRNGEFLGIFVCNHFCKPAQGLLSPVIAPKAQHDDSSLDLILVHGSGRLRLFCFFVAYQLCWHLLLPYVEYVKIKEVKIRPVGNTHNGCGVDGELLHGEGKAEWQCSLLPAQGRLLGQDLGALK, encoded by the exons GTTTCCTGTAGTGCTGCTGTTAATGGAATTAATGGATGCCTCACCTACAGTACATGTCGTTCAAGAAACTACTATCAGTATTCTCATACCACTAATTTACAAAGTTCGCCAGTAGACCAGATGCCTTTGCCTCGGAAATTAAGGAAATCTATTCAGCGAAATGCTTACTTTTTAACCCAGAAGAGGAAGTTCGTACCACACTGTTCATCAGACCTTAGTACTTCCTACAGAGAAGAAGTACCCAACTATTTATCAATCGATGTTTTGCAAGACCAATCAAATACAAAACAGGGATCTATTCGTAAAGTGCTTGTCATTTTGAATCCTAATTCTGGATTCCGAAGCTCTCGGGATGTTTTCTACAAGAAAGTGCAATCAACATTGAAG CTTTCAGGCTTCAAGATGGAAGTCATTGAAACAGCATATGCCGGTCATGCAAAGGTTCTTTCTTCTACTGTTGACCTCAAAAAATTCCCTGATG GTATTATATGTGTTGGTGGTGATGGGATCGTCAATGAG GTTTTGAATGGATTACTTAGTAGAGACGATTTTGAAGTGGCAATTCGATTTCCCATTGGGATAATACCTGCTGGCTCTGATAATTCATTGGTGTGGACTGTTCTTGGCATCAGGGATCCTGTTTCTGCTGCAATTGCTTTAGCTAAG GGAGGTTTCACACCAATAGATGTGTTTGCCGTTAAATGGATCCAAGCTGGAGTGACCCACTTTGGTTTGACAGCTTCCTACTATGGTTTCGTAGCTGATG TTCTGCAGCTGTCTGAAAACTTCCGCATGCAGTTTGGTCCCTTCCGTTATGTTGTTGCTGGCCTTCTGAAGTTTCTTTCATTACCTCAGTACAGATTTGAGGTAGACTATCTCCCTGCATCACCAGGGAGAAATTCTGAATTGAGACCACTGACTGAAAAATGTCATGAACAGCTTTCTGATGATGGCAAGGTTAGGAGAGGTACACAAATCAATGGTAGGATTGAAGATAATTGGGTTACCAGGAATGGGGAGTTTCTTGGCATTTTTGTCTGCAATCACTTTTGCAAGCCTGCCCAGGGGTTACTTTCTCCAGTTATTGCACCAAAAGCTCAGCATGACGACAGCAGTCTGGATTTGATTCTTGTCCATGGAAGTGGCAGACTCagactattttgcttctttgttgCCTATCAGCTTTGCTGGCATCTTCTACTCCCTTACGTGGAATATGTCAAG ATAAAAGAAGTAAAGATTAGGCCAGTTGGGAATACTCACAATGGTTGTGGTGTCGACGGGGAGCTTCTTCATGGAGAGGGCAAAGCTGAATGGCAGTGCTCGCTGCTTCCAGCACAAGGCCGGTTGCTTGGCCAGGATCTGGGTGCTTTGAAGTAG